In Xanthomonas theicola, a single genomic region encodes these proteins:
- a CDS encoding lytic transglycosylase domain-containing protein has product MELLSCPEMAVPAEVMQHVVRVESSYNPLAIGVVGGRLVRQPQNIAEAVATARMLEAKGYNFSLGLGQVNRYNLLKYGLDSYEKAFKTCPNLQAASRILAECHGRSGGNWGKSFSCYYSGNFETGYRHGYVQKVYASINQGRAQADIPAGAIPLVSSGVRRAATEAARASVVRELDSVVSRRIQAANQLADGLASQPQPSVLHPAAAAARPAGETAQAAATDPDLYVIRPTGAGKGMAVPAGGGAGPASHASANRPQPIVGADVPGSNSPPPAAGDGAFVF; this is encoded by the coding sequence ATGGAACTCCTGAGCTGCCCCGAAATGGCGGTTCCGGCTGAAGTGATGCAGCACGTCGTGCGCGTCGAATCGTCGTACAATCCGCTCGCGATCGGCGTGGTCGGCGGCCGCTTGGTGCGCCAGCCGCAAAACATCGCCGAGGCCGTCGCCACCGCGCGGATGCTCGAGGCGAAGGGCTACAACTTCTCGCTCGGCCTGGGCCAGGTCAACCGCTACAACCTCCTGAAATACGGGCTCGACTCCTACGAAAAGGCGTTCAAGACCTGCCCCAACCTGCAGGCCGCCTCCAGGATCCTGGCCGAGTGTCATGGCCGTTCGGGCGGCAACTGGGGCAAGTCGTTCAGTTGCTACTACTCGGGCAACTTCGAGACCGGCTACAGGCATGGCTATGTGCAGAAGGTCTACGCCTCCATCAACCAGGGCAGGGCGCAGGCCGACATTCCTGCGGGAGCGATTCCACTGGTGTCGTCCGGCGTGCGCCGCGCCGCCACCGAAGCGGCGAGGGCGTCGGTCGTGCGCGAACTCGACTCGGTGGTGTCGCGGCGCATCCAGGCAGCCAACCAGTTGGCCGACGGGTTGGCCTCGCAGCCGCAGCCGTCGGTGCTCCATCCGGCGGCCGCTGCGGCACGGCCTGCCGGCGAGACCGCGCAAGCGGCTGCGACCGATCCGGATCTCTATGTGATACGGCCGACAGGCGCCGGCAAAGGAATGGCGGTACCTGCTGGTGGCGGAGCCGGTCCAGCTTCGCATGCTTCCGCGAATAGGCCGCAGCCTATCGTGGGAGCGGATGTCCCTGGCTCGAATTCTCCGCCGCCGGCCGCTGGCGACGGGGCTTTTGTGTTCTAG
- a CDS encoding virB8 family protein: MFGKKPIESESVNKAVAKAVDYEVSIADLARRSERRAWWIAFGAIVMCLLLGGGYYYMLPLKEKVPYLVMADAYTGTSTVSVLENPADVQSITASEALARSNVARFITARESYDFEIMGLNDWSLVFSMAPSETAVGSEYQSLHSPNNPASPYYTYGKVRSIRVNILSITLLGGGGKPYTGANVRFQRSVYDKKTGQTTLLDNKFAIMGFRYSANLMMKEELRVQNPLGFQVTDYRVDNDYAAIPAPPPQAFQAPAAAAGQPQLAPGQAPAQPLPGPPGQPVAPGTNGGLPPQQQIPPRTPVSAPAYPGMQPATAAPTPNVAPQNNGNGANVR; this comes from the coding sequence ATGTTCGGTAAAAAACCAATTGAGAGCGAAAGCGTCAACAAGGCGGTTGCAAAGGCTGTCGACTACGAGGTCAGCATCGCCGATCTGGCGCGGCGCAGCGAGCGCCGCGCATGGTGGATTGCGTTCGGCGCGATCGTCATGTGCCTGCTGCTGGGAGGCGGCTACTACTACATGCTGCCGTTGAAGGAGAAGGTGCCTTATCTGGTGATGGCCGATGCGTACACCGGGACCTCGACGGTATCGGTGCTGGAGAATCCCGCCGATGTCCAGAGCATCACCGCCAGCGAGGCGTTGGCCAGGAGCAATGTGGCCCGCTTCATCACCGCCCGCGAGTCCTACGATTTCGAGATTATGGGGCTGAACGACTGGAGTCTGGTCTTCTCGATGGCGCCATCAGAAACCGCGGTGGGCAGCGAGTACCAGTCGCTGCATTCGCCCAACAATCCCGCGTCGCCGTACTACACCTATGGCAAGGTCCGCTCCATTCGCGTGAACATCTTGAGCATCACCCTGCTTGGCGGCGGCGGCAAGCCGTACACCGGCGCCAATGTCCGCTTCCAGCGCAGCGTCTACGACAAGAAGACCGGACAGACGACGCTGCTGGACAATAAGTTCGCGATCATGGGTTTTCGATACAGCGCCAATCTCATGATGAAGGAGGAACTTCGCGTGCAGAACCCGCTGGGCTTCCAGGTCACCGATTACCGGGTCGACAACGACTACGCGGCAATCCCTGCGCCGCCGCCGCAAGCGTTCCAGGCGCCAGCCGCCGCGGCCGGCCAGCCGCAACTCGCGCCCGGACAGGCGCCGGCGCAGCCGCTGCCAGGGCCGCCGGGCCAGCCGGTAGCGCCCGGGACGAATGGCGGATTGCCTCCCCAGCAGCAGATCCCGCCGCGCACCCCGGTCAGCGCGCCGGCCTATCCGGGAATGCAGCCGGCCACCGCGGCGCCCACGCCCAACGTTGCACCCCAGAACAATGGCAATGGAGCGAACGTTCGATGA
- a CDS encoding response regulator transcription factor, giving the protein MRILLVEDDPSLGDTLRAWLKLDGYTVDWLTRGDAARAALQAQAYQCVLLDRGLPGLDGDTLLRTLRAARLTTPVLMITARDALEDRVQGLDLGADDYLVKPFDLEELSARIRSALRRSNGNASVVLCHGEVQLDPVAKRVTRGGAAVALTAREYAVLHALLARKGHIVGRDQLEDALYGWGEEVESNAIEVHISHLRKKLGSDLISTIRRQGYCLGAQG; this is encoded by the coding sequence ATGCGCATCCTGCTGGTAGAAGACGATCCCTCGCTCGGCGACACGCTGCGCGCCTGGCTCAAGCTGGACGGCTACACCGTGGACTGGTTGACCCGCGGCGACGCGGCGCGTGCCGCGCTGCAGGCGCAGGCCTACCAATGCGTGCTGCTGGACCGCGGCTTGCCCGGACTCGACGGCGATACGCTGCTGCGCACGCTGCGCGCGGCGCGGCTGACCACGCCGGTGTTGATGATCACGGCGCGCGACGCGCTGGAGGACCGGGTGCAGGGCCTGGACCTGGGCGCCGACGACTATCTGGTCAAGCCGTTCGACCTGGAAGAGCTGTCCGCGCGCATCCGCTCGGCGTTGCGCCGCAGCAACGGCAACGCCAGCGTGGTGTTGTGCCACGGCGAGGTGCAGCTGGACCCGGTCGCCAAGCGGGTCACCCGCGGCGGCGCGGCGGTGGCCCTGACCGCGCGCGAGTACGCGGTCCTGCACGCGCTGCTGGCGCGCAAGGGGCATATCGTCGGCCGCGACCAACTCGAGGATGCGCTGTACGGCTGGGGCGAGGAAGTGGAGAGCAACGCGATCGAGGTGCACATCTCGCATCTGCGCAAGAAGCTGGGCAGCGACTTGATCAGCACGATCCGGCGCCAGGGCTACTGCCTGGGAGCGCAGGGGTGA
- the virB11 gene encoding P-type DNA transfer ATPase VirB11 produces the protein MTFDDSPTAQISTDFLDYQYSVLGILDYLNSPDVTEICINRPGELYLETLRGWRKMDIPSLTFDRARQFCTAVVNESNTGQRITDTDPVVSLTFPTGQRAQFVIPPACDAGKVSITIRLPSKHTKTLEQYKEDGFFDEILEQEMGASDQDRELLELRREKNYAEFFKKAVLFKKNVVVAGATGSGKTTFMKSLVNHIPNEERLVTIEDARELFISQPNSVHLLYSKGGQSTSNVTAKSCMEACLRMKPDRIILAELRGDESFYFIRNCASGHPGSITSCHAGSIGQTWDQLALMVKASSEGSGLEFSVIKRLLMMTIDIVVHIKSHAGRRYITGIDFDPERTLHGH, from the coding sequence GTGACTTTCGACGACTCGCCGACCGCGCAGATCTCCACGGATTTCCTGGATTACCAGTATTCGGTGCTGGGCATCCTGGATTATCTGAATTCGCCGGACGTCACGGAAATCTGCATCAACCGTCCCGGCGAGTTGTACCTGGAGACGCTGCGCGGCTGGCGGAAAATGGATATCCCGTCGCTGACCTTCGATCGGGCCCGCCAGTTCTGTACCGCCGTGGTCAACGAAAGCAATACCGGCCAGCGCATCACCGATACCGATCCGGTGGTGTCGCTGACCTTCCCGACCGGCCAGCGCGCCCAATTCGTCATCCCTCCTGCCTGCGATGCAGGCAAGGTGTCGATCACGATCCGCCTGCCGTCCAAGCACACCAAGACGCTTGAACAATACAAGGAAGACGGGTTCTTCGATGAGATCCTGGAGCAGGAAATGGGTGCCAGCGACCAGGATCGTGAGTTGCTGGAGTTGCGACGGGAGAAAAACTACGCCGAGTTCTTCAAGAAGGCGGTGCTGTTCAAGAAGAACGTCGTCGTCGCCGGCGCCACCGGCAGCGGCAAGACCACGTTCATGAAGTCGTTGGTGAATCACATTCCCAATGAAGAGCGTCTGGTGACGATCGAGGATGCGCGTGAGCTGTTCATCAGCCAGCCCAATTCGGTGCATTTGCTTTATTCGAAAGGCGGACAAAGTACGAGCAACGTGACCGCCAAGAGCTGCATGGAGGCCTGCCTGCGCATGAAGCCCGATCGCATCATCCTGGCGGAGCTGCGCGGCGACGAATCGTTCTACTTCATCCGGAACTGCGCATCCGGCCATCCTGGTTCCATCACCAGTTGCCATGCCGGCAGCATCGGCCAGACCTGGGACCAGTTGGCGCTGATGGTGAAAGCCTCGTCCGAGGGCTCGGGGCTGGAGTTTTCGGTCATCAAGCGATTGCTGATGATGACCATCGACATCGTGGTGCACATCAAGTCGCATGCCGGCCGTCGCTACATCACCGGCATCGATTTCGACCCGGAGCGGACGCTTCATGGGCATTGA
- a CDS encoding ATP-binding protein, translating into MNGRRRDRASDAADPRYSLRRRLIATTLGSSIVCWLVSLGIIVGVAWSEASDVFDEALEEGARLVATFGPGLLHGAAQSADGDRAADAGGGVRLYYQIVDRHGTVLRRSPDVPVQPFVPPQQVHGDDATSTVRRARRLWRVHVLHARAQGIYVQVAQPLEKRTELLGDMAENLVWPALALLALLAALNWWVIRRQLRPLERLAEDIGRQSPQDMKELSAAGQADELRPIVQALNGVLARLGEALQSERRFTADAAHELRTPLAGLRMKIQLLQRRHAAALDPAQRQDLALLRGDVDRATALVDNLLMLARLDPQRPGSLPCEWVALPALVDAALADVAAAAAAKRIGLHAAVGADTVWAHGSLLRSVLRNLLDNAVRYGRVEGQVRIHASQMRSAAGAVAAVHIVVRDDGPGVAPGDLPRLTQRFFRVLGNAGQGSGLGLSLVERIVALHGGQLRFACGGEGTGLSVWIELPQRRAPA; encoded by the coding sequence GTGAACGGGCGGCGCCGCGACCGTGCGTCGGACGCGGCCGACCCGCGCTATTCGTTGCGCCGGCGGCTGATCGCCACCACGCTGGGCTCGAGCATCGTGTGCTGGCTGGTCAGCCTGGGCATCATCGTCGGCGTGGCCTGGAGCGAGGCCAGCGACGTGTTCGACGAGGCGCTGGAAGAAGGCGCGCGCCTGGTCGCGACCTTCGGCCCGGGCCTGTTGCACGGCGCGGCGCAGTCCGCGGACGGCGATCGCGCGGCGGACGCCGGCGGCGGGGTGCGCCTGTACTATCAGATCGTCGACCGCCACGGTACGGTGCTGCGCCGCTCGCCGGACGTTCCCGTGCAGCCGTTCGTGCCGCCGCAACAGGTGCACGGCGACGACGCGACCAGCACCGTGCGCCGCGCGCGGCGGTTGTGGCGGGTGCACGTGCTGCACGCCCGCGCGCAGGGTATCTACGTGCAGGTCGCGCAGCCGCTGGAAAAGCGCACCGAACTGCTCGGGGACATGGCCGAGAATCTGGTGTGGCCGGCGCTGGCGCTGCTGGCGCTGCTGGCCGCGCTCAACTGGTGGGTGATCCGCCGCCAGCTGCGGCCGCTGGAGCGCCTGGCCGAGGACATCGGCCGGCAGTCGCCGCAGGATATGAAGGAGCTGTCGGCGGCCGGCCAGGCCGACGAATTGCGCCCGATCGTGCAGGCGCTCAACGGCGTGCTCGCCCGGCTGGGCGAGGCGCTGCAGTCCGAACGCCGCTTCACCGCCGATGCGGCGCACGAGCTGCGCACGCCGCTGGCGGGCCTGCGCATGAAGATCCAGTTGCTGCAGCGCCGCCACGCGGCGGCGCTGGATCCCGCGCAGCGCCAGGATCTGGCGCTGTTGCGCGGCGACGTGGACCGTGCCACCGCGCTGGTGGACAACCTGCTGATGCTGGCCCGGCTGGATCCGCAGCGCCCCGGCAGCCTGCCCTGCGAGTGGGTGGCGTTGCCGGCGTTGGTCGATGCGGCGCTGGCCGACGTCGCCGCCGCGGCGGCGGCCAAGCGCATCGGCCTGCATGCGGCGGTCGGCGCCGACACGGTCTGGGCGCATGGCTCGTTGTTGCGCAGCGTGCTGCGCAACCTGCTCGACAACGCGGTGCGCTACGGCAGGGTGGAGGGTCAGGTGCGCATCCACGCCAGCCAGATGCGCAGTGCCGCCGGCGCTGTCGCCGCGGTGCACATCGTGGTCCGCGACGACGGCCCCGGCGTGGCGCCGGGCGACCTGCCCCGGCTCACCCAGCGCTTCTTCCGCGTGCTCGGCAACGCCGGGCAGGGCAGCGGACTGGGCCTGTCGCTGGTGGAGCGCATCGTCGCCCTGCACGGCGGGCAACTGCGGTTCGCCTGCGGCGGCGAGGGCACCGGCCTGTCGGTATGGATCGAACTGCCGCAGCGCAGGGCGCCTGCCTGA
- a CDS encoding TrbG/VirB9 family P-type conjugative transfer protein, translated as MSFMTKTGSACAAMLASALFAPLASAQVVQQYEYEPDRIYQVRTGLGITTQVELSPNEKILDYSTGFTSGWELSRRENVFYLKPKNVDVDTNMMIRTATHSYILELKVVATDWQRLEQAKQAGVQYKVTFTYPKDTSFAAASEEVKDESQLDTRLSKGRHYYFDYDYSTRSKQTWIVPNSVYDDGKFTYIKMDLTRFPTGNFPAVFGREKENDEDFLVNTTVEGNALIVHGTYPFLVVRHGKNVVGLRRNKQK; from the coding sequence ATGAGTTTCATGACGAAAACCGGTTCGGCATGTGCCGCAATGCTGGCATCGGCCTTGTTTGCGCCGCTTGCCTCGGCGCAGGTGGTTCAACAATATGAGTACGAACCCGACAGGATCTACCAGGTGCGGACCGGCCTGGGGATCACGACACAGGTCGAGCTCAGCCCGAACGAGAAGATCCTCGACTACAGCACCGGGTTTACCAGCGGCTGGGAACTGAGCCGCCGCGAGAACGTGTTCTACCTGAAGCCGAAGAACGTCGACGTCGACACCAACATGATGATCCGTACGGCGACCCATTCCTATATCCTGGAATTGAAGGTTGTCGCCACGGATTGGCAGCGGCTGGAGCAGGCCAAGCAGGCGGGTGTGCAATACAAGGTGACCTTCACCTATCCCAAGGACACCAGCTTCGCTGCCGCCAGCGAGGAGGTGAAGGACGAGTCCCAGCTCGATACCCGTCTCTCCAAGGGGCGCCATTACTATTTCGACTACGACTATTCGACACGTTCGAAGCAGACCTGGATCGTGCCGAACAGCGTCTACGACGACGGCAAGTTCACCTACATCAAGATGGATCTGACGCGCTTCCCGACGGGCAATTTCCCGGCCGTGTTCGGTCGCGAAAAAGAGAATGACGAGGATTTTCTGGTCAATACCACAGTCGAGGGCAATGCCCTGATCGTCCACGGAACCTATCCTTTCCTGGTTGTCCGCCATGGCAAGAATGTTGTCGGCTTGCGTAGGAATAAGCAAAAGTGA
- a CDS encoding TrbI/VirB10 family protein: MNSNIPPSDENNGHERPRAPQAGDVGNENPYFARQRQAADPDLDANEPVLRSSDVQKLNRKALVFLAAIALLLTVVILWLFSGTGSNQPPPKPKQEAVVAPALPQTQTAAPLPTQTAEPVALEQQPSLPPLPPLPTDNEMSAAPTRQERGPSLLERRMAGMQEPAGGAQQGLGGILPGQQPGTAPQAQEQETSAKPIANPDGLLVRGTYIRCVLETRIITDFPGFTSCIVTEPVYSINGRRLLLPKGSKILGQYGAIEPTGPRMQVVWDRITTPTGIDVTLLGPGIDNLGSAGHPGQYNAHWGSRISSALMISMLSDAFKWAAAENGPSTTTVGLNSGIVTEQPFESNTAQSIQRLADQALERRRPATVTINQGTVVSVYVAKDVDFTAVLPR; the protein is encoded by the coding sequence GTGAACTCGAACATACCTCCGTCTGACGAAAATAACGGCCACGAACGGCCGCGCGCTCCGCAAGCAGGCGATGTGGGCAACGAAAATCCCTATTTCGCCCGCCAGCGCCAGGCTGCCGATCCGGATCTCGATGCCAACGAGCCGGTGCTGCGTTCCAGCGACGTCCAGAAGCTCAACCGCAAGGCGCTTGTGTTCCTCGCCGCCATCGCCTTGCTGCTGACCGTCGTCATTCTCTGGCTGTTCAGCGGCACCGGCTCCAACCAACCGCCGCCAAAGCCGAAGCAGGAGGCGGTCGTCGCGCCTGCGCTGCCGCAGACCCAGACGGCCGCGCCGTTGCCGACACAGACGGCAGAACCGGTGGCGTTGGAGCAGCAGCCGAGCCTGCCGCCGCTGCCGCCGCTGCCGACCGACAACGAGATGTCGGCTGCGCCCACGCGCCAGGAACGTGGGCCGTCGCTGCTCGAACGGCGCATGGCGGGCATGCAGGAGCCGGCCGGCGGCGCGCAACAGGGGCTGGGCGGCATATTGCCTGGTCAGCAGCCGGGCACCGCGCCGCAGGCGCAGGAGCAGGAGACTTCCGCCAAGCCCATCGCAAATCCCGACGGCCTGCTGGTGCGCGGCACCTACATCCGCTGCGTGCTCGAGACGCGGATCATCACCGATTTCCCCGGTTTCACGTCCTGCATCGTCACCGAGCCGGTCTACTCCATCAACGGCAGGCGCCTGCTGCTGCCGAAGGGTTCGAAGATCCTCGGCCAATACGGTGCGATCGAGCCCACCGGTCCGCGGATGCAGGTGGTATGGGATCGCATCACCACGCCGACCGGGATCGATGTCACGCTGCTGGGCCCTGGCATCGACAACTTGGGCAGCGCGGGGCATCCGGGCCAATACAATGCGCACTGGGGCAGCCGGATCTCGTCCGCGTTGATGATCAGCATGCTCAGCGACGCGTTCAAATGGGCAGCGGCTGAAAACGGGCCTTCGACCACCACGGTCGGCCTCAACTCTGGAATCGTCACCGAGCAACCGTTCGAGAGCAATACGGCGCAGTCCATCCAGCGGCTGGCGGACCAGGCGCTGGAACGTCGCCGGCCCGCCACCGTGACCATCAATCAAGGCACCGTGGTCAGCGTCTATGTGGCAAAAGACGTCGATTTCACCGCCGTGTTGCCGCGTTGA
- a CDS encoding YgiW/YdeI family stress tolerance OB fold protein gives MAIGHDLEPKEHSMRKTILSTLAVTALAVLAAGQAAAQYTGPNSVPVTTVKQLLDQGKDEQPVVLRGRIVSHDGGDRYTFRDATGSMKVEIDAHRLPAGRSFDDRAEVELLGEFDKGLRSAEVEVDEVRFLR, from the coding sequence ATGGCGATCGGCCATGATCTCGAACCGAAGGAGCACTCCATGCGCAAGACCATTCTCTCCACCCTCGCCGTCACCGCTCTGGCGGTTCTCGCCGCGGGCCAGGCCGCCGCCCAGTACACCGGGCCCAACAGCGTGCCGGTGACGACGGTCAAGCAACTGCTGGACCAGGGCAAGGACGAACAACCGGTGGTGCTGCGCGGGCGCATCGTCTCCCACGACGGCGGCGACCGTTACACCTTCCGCGACGCGACCGGCAGCATGAAGGTCGAAATCGATGCGCACCGGCTGCCGGCCGGGCGTTCGTTCGACGACAGGGCCGAGGTCGAACTGCTGGGCGAATTCGACAAGGGCTTGCGTTCCGCCGAAGTCGAGGTGGACGAAGTGCGCTTCCTGCGCTGA
- a CDS encoding DUF1963 domain-containing protein, with product MDSDQAMMWGDSGIADFFIDPADLHRGDFSPVAYNWDCY from the coding sequence CTGGACAGCGACCAGGCGATGATGTGGGGCGACAGCGGCATCGCCGACTTCTTCATCGATCCGGCCGACCTGCACCGCGGCGATTTCAGCCCGGTCGCCTACAACTGGGATTGCTATTGA
- a CDS encoding TrbC/VirB2 family protein — MKLNKIEISAGTNVAGMAALKSMLFVIALLAANVAMATSGYAGADKKVCGFLSNVNNILNMGSVAVVTIAVIVAGYQIAFAHKRISEVSPILIGGVLIGAAGQLANMLIGDTGQTSCIKSTGSLVMQAIQHYA; from the coding sequence ATGAAGCTCAATAAGATTGAAATATCCGCCGGCACAAACGTTGCTGGCATGGCGGCGCTGAAATCCATGCTGTTCGTAATAGCACTGCTGGCCGCCAACGTCGCGATGGCGACAAGTGGTTATGCCGGTGCCGATAAGAAGGTCTGTGGCTTCCTGAGCAACGTCAACAATATCCTGAACATGGGATCCGTCGCGGTGGTGACCATCGCCGTCATCGTGGCCGGATACCAGATCGCGTTTGCGCACAAGCGCATCTCCGAAGTTTCGCCGATCCTGATCGGTGGCGTGCTGATCGGTGCCGCTGGCCAGTTGGCCAACATGCTGATCGGCGATACCGGCCAGACCTCGTGCATCAAGAGCACCGGATCCCTGGTCATGCAGGCCATCCAGCACTATGCATAA
- a CDS encoding IS5 family transposase — protein MQLSFGDAEYNGKRKQTRRERLLAEMDQVVPWKDLLALIAPHYPKSGHPGRQPYPLETMLRIHFLQQWYALSDPGAEEALYDTASMRRFARIGGLDEVPDETTILNFRRLLETHDLARTLFNRVNAHLSRKGQSLRGGTIVDATIIAAPSSTKNKNGERDPEMHQTKKGNQYYFGMKAHIGVDDESGLVHHLECTAANAADITQAHKLLHGKEDTVCGDSGYTGLAKREEMASKRKLRYLIAEKPSKLKQIKSKRELKWAQRWEHAKASLRAKVEHPFRVIKRQFGYVKVRYRGLAKNTAQVLTLFALSNLWLKRKQLLPVVGRVCL, from the coding sequence ATGCAATTGTCTTTCGGCGACGCGGAGTACAACGGCAAGCGCAAGCAGACGCGGCGCGAAAGGTTGCTGGCCGAGATGGATCAGGTGGTGCCGTGGAAAGACCTGCTGGCGCTGATCGCGCCGCACTATCCGAAGTCGGGCCATCCGGGCCGTCAGCCGTACCCGCTGGAGACAATGCTGCGCATCCACTTTCTGCAGCAGTGGTACGCACTGAGCGACCCGGGCGCGGAAGAAGCCTTGTACGACACGGCGTCGATGCGCCGTTTCGCCAGGATCGGCGGGTTGGATGAGGTGCCGGACGAGACCACGATCCTCAACTTCCGCCGGTTGCTGGAGACGCACGATCTGGCGCGCACGCTGTTCAACCGGGTCAACGCGCACCTATCGCGCAAGGGCCAGAGCCTGCGCGGCGGCACCATCGTGGACGCCACGATCATTGCCGCGCCCAGCTCGACCAAGAACAAGAACGGCGAGCGCGACCCGGAAATGCACCAGACCAAGAAGGGCAATCAGTACTACTTCGGGATGAAAGCGCACATCGGCGTGGACGATGAGTCCGGGCTGGTGCACCACTTGGAATGCACGGCGGCCAACGCCGCAGATATCACCCAGGCGCACAAGCTGCTGCACGGCAAGGAAGACACGGTATGCGGCGACAGCGGCTACACCGGGCTGGCCAAGCGCGAGGAGATGGCGAGCAAGCGCAAGCTGCGCTATCTGATCGCGGAGAAGCCCTCGAAGCTGAAGCAGATCAAGAGCAAGCGCGAATTGAAGTGGGCACAGCGCTGGGAGCACGCCAAGGCCAGCCTGAGGGCGAAGGTGGAGCATCCGTTCCGGGTGATCAAGCGCCAGTTTGGCTACGTCAAGGTGCGCTATCGCGGCCTGGCGAAGAACACGGCGCAAGTGCTGACGCTGTTTGCGCTGTCGAACCTGTGGCTGAAGCGAAAGCAGTTGCTGCCTGTCGTGGGGAGGGTGTGCCTGTAA
- a CDS encoding type IV secretion system protein VirB3 yields MHKNVLFRGCTRPAMFLGVPYIPFFIGAGGGLLMGIYFDLWFLLLIPVIIFIMQQMTKRDEMIFRMLGLRWLFRMRVCNLQRYGGMWVFSPNEYRRNVPGAKP; encoded by the coding sequence ATGCATAAGAACGTGCTCTTCCGTGGCTGCACGCGTCCTGCGATGTTCCTGGGAGTGCCCTATATTCCCTTCTTCATCGGTGCGGGCGGCGGCTTATTGATGGGCATTTACTTCGATCTGTGGTTTCTGCTGCTCATCCCGGTGATCATTTTCATCATGCAGCAGATGACCAAGCGCGACGAGATGATATTCAGAATGCTCGGATTGCGCTGGCTGTTCAGGATGCGTGTGTGCAACCTGCAGCGCTACGGCGGCATGTGGGTGTTTTCTCCCAACGAGTACCGGAGGAACGTCCCAGGCGCCAAGCCGTAG
- a CDS encoding 23S rRNA (adenine(2030)-N(6))-methyltransferase RlmJ, translated as MNYRHVYHAGNHADALKHTVLLALIDALKRKDSPFFVLDTHAGRGRYLLAASQARKTGEAAAGVLKLMGQPTLPEVLERYLRAVQADNPVGAKDASPSQKPARPCAGIQLNHYPGSPLLVAQAMRGQDRLAACELQAEEAAELSALFAHDRRVQVHAGDGYAAIKAFVPPKSGAARIGRGVVLIDPPYAAQDAEYPLVAAALRETLSRWPQAMCAVWYPIKQRRSLQPFFRKAAAMPAKAVLLAELQVRPDDSPLRLNGSGMLLLNPPWQFEQVLASALPALKTHLGEAGASTRLEWLKREE; from the coding sequence ATGAACTATCGCCACGTCTACCACGCCGGCAACCATGCCGACGCGCTCAAGCACACCGTGCTGCTCGCGCTGATCGATGCGCTCAAGCGCAAGGACAGTCCGTTCTTCGTGCTCGATACCCATGCCGGGCGCGGCCGCTATCTGCTCGCCGCCAGCCAGGCGCGCAAGACCGGCGAGGCCGCGGCCGGGGTGCTGAAGCTGATGGGCCAACCCACCTTGCCCGAGGTGCTGGAGCGCTACCTGCGCGCGGTGCAGGCCGACAATCCGGTCGGCGCGAAAGATGCGAGTCCCTCGCAAAAGCCCGCTCGTCCATGTGCGGGGATTCAATTGAATCACTACCCTGGTTCGCCGTTGCTGGTCGCCCAGGCGATGCGCGGGCAGGACCGGCTCGCCGCCTGCGAACTGCAGGCCGAGGAGGCGGCCGAGCTGAGCGCGCTGTTCGCCCACGACCGCCGCGTGCAGGTGCATGCCGGCGACGGCTATGCGGCGATCAAGGCATTCGTGCCGCCGAAGTCCGGCGCGGCCAGGATCGGCCGCGGCGTGGTCCTGATCGATCCGCCCTACGCGGCGCAGGACGCCGAGTATCCGCTGGTCGCCGCGGCCCTGCGCGAGACCCTGAGCCGCTGGCCGCAGGCGATGTGCGCGGTGTGGTACCCGATCAAGCAGCGGCGCAGCCTGCAACCGTTCTTCCGCAAGGCCGCGGCGATGCCGGCGAAGGCGGTGCTGCTGGCCGAGCTGCAGGTGCGCCCCGACGATTCGCCGCTGCGGCTCAACGGCAGCGGCATGCTGCTGCTGAATCCGCCGTGGCAGTTCGAGCAGGTGCTGGCGAGCGCGCTGCCGGCGCTGAAGACGCATCTGGGCGAAGCGGGCGCATCGACGCGCCTGGAGTGGTTGAAACGCGAGGAGTGA